The genomic DNA CGTCAAGTTCGACCCCTCGCAGGTCTCGGTCATCACGCTCGCCATCGCCGGCAGCCTGGACCCCTGGAAGCTCCGCGAGTTGGCCGAGGACTTCGTCGCGCCGCGCCTCGAGACCCTCCCCGGCGTCGCCGCGGCCAACGTCTTCGGCGGACAGGTGCGGGAGATCCAGGTCGAGGTGGAACGGGCCCGCCTGAAGGGAGCCGGCCTCTCGCTCGACCAGGTCCTCCAGACGCTCCGGACGGGAAACCTCGACGCCCCAGGCGGGAACCTGAAGGCCGGCACGCGGGACTACACGGTCCGGACGATCGGCCGGCCGCTCGAGGTCCAGCACCTGCAGGACCTGGTCGTCGGCCACCGGGGCGGCGTTCCGGTGCGGATCCGGGACGTCGGCCGGGTCCGGGACGGGTTCGAGGAGACCCAGACCGCCGTGACCGTGAACGCCGGGGCCGGCCTGATCCTCGGCGTCCAGAAGCAGCCCGGCAGCAACACGGTGGCCGTGGTGGACGCGATTCTGCGCGAACTCCCCCGGATCCGCCAGGACCTGCCGCCGGGCATCACCCTCGAGGTCGTGAGCGACCAGTCCACCTTCATTCGGCGGGCCATTCGGACGCTCCAGATGGAGGCGATCCTCGGGAGCCTCCTCGCCGTCGGCATCATCCTGGTCTTCCTCCGGAACCTCCGGAGCACGGCGATCATCGCTCTTTCAATCCCCATCTCCATCACCACCACCTTCGTCCTCATGTACTTCAACCGGATGACCCTGAACATCATGACGCTCGGGGGCCTCGCGCTCGGCGTCGGCCGGCTTGTGGACGACTCGATCGTGGTCCTGGAGAACATCTCCCGGCGGCTGGAGGCGGGGGAGGACCCCCGGACCGCCTCCGAGCACGGGGCAACCGAGGTGAGCCGGGCCATCATCGCCGCCACCGTCACCTCGGTCATCGTGTTCCTGCCCATCGCCTTCGTCCAGGGGGTGGCGGCGGTCCTCTTCTGGCAGCTGGCCCTCACGGTGGGGTTGGCGCTCATGGCCTCCCTCTTCGAATCGCTCACGCTCGTCCCGATCCTCACGGCCAAGTTCCTCCGGCCCCAACGGGTGGCCGAGGGGCCCGGCTGGCTCCGCAACGTCTTCGCCCGGAGCGAGGACGCCTTCGCCCGGCTCGATGCCGCGTACCAGGCGCTGATCGCCTGGGCGCTGGCGCGCCGATGGCAGGTGGTCGGCGGGACCGCCGCCGCCCTCTTCCTCAGCCTGGCCGCGATCCCGCTCATCGGCACCGAGTTCTTCCCGCCCTCGGACGAAGGGGAGTTCGGGATCACGGTGCGCCTCCCCGCCGGGACCCGCCTCGAGGAGACGGCCAAGACGGTCACGGCCATCGAGGCGCTGGTTCTGGAAGACGTGCCCGAACTGCGCTCGATGTTCGCCCGGGTCGGCTCGGGCCGCGGGCGGAGCGCCATCTTCAGCGGCCGCGCTGCCGGGCCCCACACCGGCTTTATGCGGATCCGGTTGGTCCCCCTGGCAGAGCGGGGCCGCTCGGCGGACGAGATCATGGCCGCGCTCCGGCCCCGCCTCCCCCGCGTCCCCGGTGGGAGCGTCACCATGGTCACGGGCGGCCTCGTCTCGCGCCTCATCACCTTCGGGGCCGAGGAGCCGATCGTGGTGGAGATCCAGGGCTACGACCTGGCCACGGGGAGCCGGCTGGCGGTGGAGGTCGCCACCCTCCTGCGGGGGATCCGAGGCGTCGCGGACGTCCAGGTGAGCCGGGAGGAGGGGCTCCCGGAGCTCCGCGTGGCGGTGGACCACCAGCGCCTGGCCACCCTGGGGCTCACTGCCTCCCAGGTGGCGACCACCGTCCAGACGGCCATCGGCGGCTACGAGGCCTCCCTCTACGTGGATCCGGTCACGGGGCGCGAGCACAACGTCCTGGTCCGGCTCCAGGAGCCCGACCGGCAGCAGATTACGGACCTGAACCACATCACACTCACGGCCAACGGCCGCCAGATCCCCCTCTCGAACGTGGCCCAGGTTCTCCGCCAAACCTCCCCCACGCAGATCGAGCGGAAGTACCAGCAGCGCGTGATCCGGGTGGTAGCCAACACGGCCGGCCGCGACCTCGGGAGCATCGCC from Candidatus Methylomirabilis sp. includes the following:
- a CDS encoding efflux RND transporter permease subunit, translating into MNLIRGSLENPIARVMVTLAFVGLGVLAFTHLAIDLFPDVSYPVATVVTEYTGASPADIETTVTRPIEKAVSRITNVRFVSSYSREGISVVVIEFTWGTNLDAAAIDIQQNVNQILDRLPAETKQPVIVKFDPSQVSVITLAIAGSLDPWKLRELAEDFVAPRLETLPGVAAANVFGGQVREIQVEVERARLKGAGLSLDQVLQTLRTGNLDAPGGNLKAGTRDYTVRTIGRPLEVQHLQDLVVGHRGGVPVRIRDVGRVRDGFEETQTAVTVNAGAGLILGVQKQPGSNTVAVVDAILRELPRIRQDLPPGITLEVVSDQSTFIRRAIRTLQMEAILGSLLAVGIILVFLRNLRSTAIIALSIPISITTTFVLMYFNRMTLNIMTLGGLALGVGRLVDDSIVVLENISRRLEAGEDPRTASEHGATEVSRAIIAATVTSVIVFLPIAFVQGVAAVLFWQLALTVGLALMASLFESLTLVPILTAKFLRPQRVAEGPGWLRNVFARSEDAFARLDAAYQALIAWALARRWQVVGGTAAALFLSLAAIPLIGTEFFPPSDEGEFGITVRLPAGTRLEETAKTVTAIEALVLEDVPELRSMFARVGSGRGRSAIFSGRAAGPHTGFMRIRLVPLAERGRSADEIMAALRPRLPRVPGGSVTMVTGGLVSRLITFGAEEPIVVEIQGYDLATGSRLAVEVATLLRGIRGVADVQVSREEGLPELRVAVDHQRLATLGLTASQVATTVQTAIGGYEASLYVDPVTGREHNVLVRLQEPDRQQITDLNHITLTANGRQIPLSNVAQVLRQTSPTQIERKYQQRVIRVVANTAGRDLGSIATEIEAGLAGVERPKDFVVRLAGARVEQAEAFRNLALALLMAVALIYMVLASQYRSLLHPFIIMFSVPLGVIGVIWALLLTGTTLSVISFIGVIMMVGIVVSNAILLVDTVNLRRREGVPLEAAILRAGRARLRPILMTSLTTILGLLPMALALGEGAEANAPLATAVIGGLAVSTLLTLVFIPVLYHLFEHRRVRAASSGSSAH